From a single Streptomyces misionensis genomic region:
- a CDS encoding LLM class flavin-dependent oxidoreductase yields the protein MDYSVLVPFLQRRPEQVLPYAALVEWTGARRLWQGQSMLMEPFQTLSAVAGAGFRVPTGLGVTLMPLRHPFEAAHLVKTLAMATGESVVAGFGPGAKTFQQSLLGAPYRSQLTAVREYLTIVRGLLDGDVVDVRGEYYSCHAQMGPVMAPPVELGLGVLRPGMARLAGEVADVAVTWLTPAAYLDEVVRPALREGAEKAGRTVPRVTAMVPVALERPGRDVAEFVLASNSGHMQAPHYIDMLGRAGIDFSNLDPKSAGRLMADAGAFVFGDEEQVAKQLDEFRMAGVQEVVLNLTGVCNLYGPKAAMEDLKKILAAVGAERRNSGE from the coding sequence GTGGATTACTCCGTACTGGTTCCTTTCCTGCAGCGACGGCCCGAGCAGGTACTGCCTTATGCGGCCCTGGTCGAATGGACGGGAGCGCGGCGGCTCTGGCAGGGACAGAGCATGCTGATGGAGCCTTTCCAGACCCTCTCCGCCGTCGCGGGCGCCGGATTCCGGGTGCCGACCGGCCTCGGGGTCACGCTGATGCCGCTGCGCCACCCCTTCGAGGCGGCCCACCTCGTCAAGACCCTGGCCATGGCGACCGGCGAGAGCGTCGTCGCCGGGTTCGGGCCGGGCGCCAAGACCTTCCAGCAGAGCTTGCTCGGCGCGCCGTACCGCAGCCAGCTCACCGCGGTGCGGGAGTACCTGACCATCGTGCGGGGGCTGCTCGACGGCGACGTGGTCGACGTGCGGGGCGAGTACTACTCGTGCCACGCCCAGATGGGGCCGGTCATGGCCCCGCCGGTGGAGCTGGGGCTCGGGGTGCTGCGGCCCGGCATGGCGCGGCTGGCCGGCGAGGTGGCCGACGTGGCCGTCACCTGGCTGACCCCCGCCGCCTACCTGGACGAGGTCGTGCGCCCCGCGCTGCGCGAGGGTGCCGAGAAGGCCGGGCGGACCGTGCCGCGGGTGACCGCGATGGTGCCCGTCGCGCTGGAGCGGCCGGGCCGGGACGTGGCCGAGTTCGTCCTCGCGAGTAATTCGGGACATATGCAGGCCCCGCATTACATCGACATGCTGGGGCGGGCCGGAATCGATTTCTCCAATCTCGATCCGAAATCCGCGGGACGGCTCATGGCGGACGCCGGCGCATTTGTCTTCGGCGACGAGGAACAGGTCGCCAAACAGCTTGACGAATTCAGAATGGCCGGCGTTCAGGAAGTCGTGCTCAATCTGACGGGTGTGTGCAATCTCTATGGCCCGAAAGCCGCCATGGAGGATCTGAAGAAGATCCTCGCGGCGGTCGGCGCCGAGCGGAGGAACTCCGGTGAATGA
- a CDS encoding response regulator transcription factor has protein sequence MPRVLLVEDDPDVREAVRLGLRHQGHEVLAAETGEEGCEHLGSFRPDVVVLDLMLPGMSGLDVCRRIRDRDQVPIIIVTAKGDDVDVVVGLEAGADDYVVKPVRARVLDARIRAVLRRQDASVPSTVRPRPQSHGELVIDRAGLVVTHRGERVALAPSELRLLLTLSASPGQVFSRQQLLEMVWEHSYYGDIRLVDACVKRLRGKLGEPAGRPRYIQTVRGFGYRFGAS, from the coding sequence GTGCCACGAGTTCTGCTTGTCGAGGACGACCCGGACGTGCGCGAGGCCGTCCGGCTGGGCCTGCGGCATCAGGGACATGAGGTCCTCGCCGCCGAAACGGGTGAGGAGGGCTGCGAACACCTCGGCTCCTTCCGTCCCGACGTCGTCGTGCTGGACCTCATGCTGCCCGGCATGTCCGGCCTCGACGTGTGCCGGCGCATCCGGGACCGCGACCAGGTGCCGATCATCATCGTGACCGCCAAGGGGGACGACGTCGACGTGGTCGTGGGGCTGGAGGCCGGCGCGGACGACTACGTGGTCAAGCCCGTCCGGGCCCGGGTGCTCGACGCCCGCATACGGGCCGTGCTGCGCAGGCAGGACGCGTCCGTCCCCAGCACCGTCCGGCCCAGGCCGCAGTCGCACGGCGAGCTGGTCATCGACCGGGCCGGGCTCGTGGTGACCCACCGCGGCGAACGCGTGGCGCTCGCCCCCTCTGAACTGCGGCTGCTGCTGACCCTGTCGGCCTCGCCCGGCCAGGTGTTCAGCCGCCAGCAACTGCTGGAGATGGTCTGGGAGCACAGCTACTACGGCGACATACGGCTCGTGGACGCCTGTGTGAAGCGGTTGCGCGGCAAGCTCGGTGAGCCCGCCGGCCGGCCCCGGTACATCCAGACGGTGCGCGGCTTCGGCTACCGCTTCGGCGCCTCGTGA
- a CDS encoding GerMN domain-containing protein, with product MKGSRTPALLAGLAAALLTASCGVPRSGVIEAGEPASGMAAPDHQSPPPTMTPVYFLHDGEPRPYPREIDGPGDYAGAVRVLFDGPSTSETPTATTELPRLPAAPKVTTVNDDTLSVRLPGGVPPLGRTALTQLVCTVAGVPRPPAPQPTAPSDAASFAATAAPTTPPTVLVHGTGWTTTRSTASCPDQAVR from the coding sequence GTGAAGGGCTCACGCACACCCGCACTGCTGGCCGGACTCGCCGCGGCGCTCCTGACGGCGTCCTGCGGGGTGCCCAGGTCCGGCGTCATCGAGGCCGGCGAACCGGCGAGCGGCATGGCCGCCCCCGACCACCAGTCCCCGCCGCCCACCATGACCCCGGTCTACTTCCTGCACGACGGCGAACCGAGGCCGTACCCGCGCGAGATCGACGGCCCCGGGGACTACGCGGGCGCCGTGCGCGTGCTGTTCGACGGGCCGTCCACGAGCGAGACCCCGACGGCCACCACGGAACTGCCCCGGCTGCCGGCCGCACCAAAGGTGACGACCGTCAACGACGACACCCTCTCCGTCCGGCTGCCCGGCGGTGTCCCTCCCCTCGGCCGCACCGCCCTGACGCAGCTGGTCTGCACGGTGGCCGGCGTACCCCGGCCACCCGCGCCCCAGCCCACGGCCCCCTCCGACGCCGCCTCCTTCGCGGCCACCGCCGCCCCCACGACTCCCCCGACCGTCCTCGTCCACGGAACCGGCTGGACGACGACCCGCTCCACCGCCTCGTGCCCCGATCAGGCCGTGCGCTAG
- a CDS encoding HEAT repeat domain-containing protein — translation MTSPIDALVRQLDGKADESYDARAELIRIGADAIPAVIDGLPSLGAFGRLTAIEVFEEVGDPRCGPALIGLLDSDHPTVREWAAMALASLEIEGAVEPLLRAHRACLERATPPDWSEPVGIRWALTELGARTPVVPPLTARLRVTTAAGTPGWPSARFAGIVDDLADHAQVILYSQFRQVDAGRAYGVSGPGLNWELDWTAPWEHLVEESRTWSLLEASEAPVGDDILVAPTWIDRTDLHPER, via the coding sequence ATGACCTCCCCCATCGACGCGCTCGTCCGGCAGCTCGACGGCAAGGCCGACGAGTCCTACGACGCCCGCGCGGAGCTGATCCGGATCGGCGCCGACGCCATACCCGCCGTCATCGACGGCCTGCCCTCGCTCGGCGCCTTCGGCCGGCTGACCGCCATCGAGGTCTTCGAGGAGGTGGGCGATCCCCGTTGCGGCCCCGCTCTCATCGGCCTACTGGACAGCGATCACCCGACCGTCCGCGAATGGGCGGCCATGGCCCTGGCGAGCCTGGAGATCGAGGGCGCCGTCGAGCCCCTGCTCCGCGCTCACCGCGCCTGCCTGGAACGGGCGACGCCACCGGACTGGAGCGAACCCGTCGGCATCCGCTGGGCCCTGACCGAACTCGGCGCACGCACCCCCGTCGTCCCGCCGCTGACCGCGCGCCTGCGAGTCACCACCGCGGCCGGCACCCCGGGCTGGCCCTCGGCCCGCTTCGCCGGGATCGTCGACGACCTGGCCGACCACGCCCAGGTGATCCTCTACTCCCAGTTCCGGCAGGTGGACGCCGGCCGTGCGTACGGCGTCTCCGGCCCCGGGCTGAACTGGGAACTCGACTGGACCGCCCCCTGGGAGCACCTGGTCGAGGAGTCCCGCACCTGGTCCCTCCTGGAAGCCTCCGAAGCCCCCGTCGGCGACGACATCCTCGTCGCCCCCACCTGGATCGACCGCACCGACCTGCACCCGGAGAGGTGA
- a CDS encoding DUF6000 family protein → MPSRHPEEIGCGHVVERYVTRMYAGLPRYLVLNSGRFLSPRWRHTNRFTRHLLADAATITDEELEALLEYEWRSRLTAAWLVGVDRRERFRARIGDLLLASEVCYAGSAYCFALARFGTHADADILTAYLDHYLPRTDLHYDQPAALGALLRLDARLGTHHADRFTEPNGLWDEWVRGAEHQGYPSYTPAEQRRWTDLLCEFANGWARR, encoded by the coding sequence ATGCCGTCCCGGCACCCCGAGGAGATCGGCTGCGGCCATGTGGTCGAGCGCTACGTGACGAGGATGTACGCGGGCCTCCCGCGCTACCTCGTACTGAACAGCGGGCGCTTCCTGAGCCCCCGGTGGCGGCACACCAACCGCTTCACCCGGCACCTGCTCGCTGACGCCGCCACGATCACCGACGAGGAACTGGAAGCCCTCCTCGAGTACGAATGGCGCTCGCGCCTCACCGCCGCCTGGCTGGTCGGCGTCGACCGCCGCGAACGGTTCCGGGCGCGCATCGGCGACCTGCTCCTGGCCAGCGAGGTCTGCTACGCCGGCAGCGCCTACTGCTTCGCCCTGGCGCGCTTCGGCACCCACGCCGACGCCGATATCCTCACCGCTTATCTCGACCACTACCTCCCCCGCACCGACCTCCACTACGACCAACCCGCCGCCCTGGGCGCCCTCCTCCGCCTGGACGCCCGCCTCGGCACCCACCACGCCGACCGTTTCACGGAGCCCAACGGCCTCTGGGACGAGTGGGTCAGGGGCGCGGAACACCAGGGCTACCCCAGCTATACCCCCGCTGAACAGCGCCGCTGGACGGACCTGCTCTGCGAGTTCGCCAACGGTTGGGCCCGCAGGTAG
- the rfbA gene encoding glucose-1-phosphate thymidylyltransferase RfbA yields MRGLLLAGGTGSRLWPVTRAVSKQLMPVFDKPMIYYPLTTLVLAGIREILVLTGPEDQRQFRRLLGDGSQFGLRLEYRVQERPEGIAQAFVLGADFIADQPVALALGDNIFHGAGLDTRLRRYTDPVGGRIFAYPVADPSAYGVVEFDEQGRAVSIEEKPARPRSRYAVPGLYFFDNRVVGIARGLTPSARGELEITDVHRAYLERGELNVTVLDRGTAWLDTGTFDSLVGASEYVRVIEERQGMKVGCVEEAVWRSGLIDDAQLRELSRPLMASGYGRYLLGLLDEERDGVA; encoded by the coding sequence ATGCGCGGACTACTTCTCGCCGGCGGCACCGGGTCCCGGTTGTGGCCGGTCACCAGGGCCGTGTCGAAGCAGCTCATGCCGGTGTTCGACAAGCCGATGATCTACTACCCGCTCACCACCCTGGTGCTGGCCGGCATCCGGGAGATCCTCGTCCTGACCGGCCCCGAGGACCAGCGGCAGTTCCGGCGGCTGCTGGGCGACGGCTCGCAGTTCGGGCTGCGGCTGGAGTACCGGGTGCAGGAGCGGCCCGAGGGCATCGCCCAGGCGTTCGTGCTCGGCGCCGACTTCATCGCCGACCAGCCGGTGGCGCTCGCCCTCGGCGACAACATCTTCCACGGCGCGGGACTGGACACCCGCCTGCGGCGGTACACCGATCCGGTCGGCGGGCGCATCTTCGCCTACCCGGTGGCCGACCCGTCGGCCTACGGCGTCGTGGAGTTCGACGAGCAGGGCCGCGCCGTCTCCATCGAGGAGAAGCCGGCCCGGCCGCGCTCCCGGTACGCCGTCCCCGGCCTGTACTTCTTCGACAACCGGGTGGTGGGGATAGCCCGCGGCCTCACCCCCAGCGCCCGCGGCGAGCTGGAGATCACCGACGTCCACCGGGCCTATCTGGAGCGGGGCGAGCTGAACGTGACCGTCCTGGACCGCGGCACCGCGTGGCTGGACACCGGCACGTTCGACTCCCTGGTGGGGGCCTCGGAGTACGTGCGGGTGATCGAGGAACGCCAGGGCATGAAGGTCGGCTGCGTGGAGGAGGCCGTCTGGCGCAGCGGACTGATCGACGACGCGCAACTGAGGGAACTGAGCCGCCCGTTGATGGCCAGCGGGTACGGCCGCTACCTCCTCGGGCTGCTCGACGAGGAGCGGGACGGGGTGGCGTGA
- the rfbD gene encoding dTDP-4-dehydrorhamnose reductase, which produces MTGIHGTGRPVRWLVTGAGGKLGRDLTAVLGADPRAEVTALRRADLDITDRAAVRAVVPGHDVVVNTAAWTDVDAAERAEDAATEVNGTAVRHLSEACAASNARLLHVSTDYVFAGDAVTPYPEDAPTAPVNAYGRSKLAGEQAVTSTLPDTGYVVRTAWLYGEHGRDFVKTVLSRTAAGAPMSIVTDQHGQPTWSRDLAVLLARLGRAALAGDAPPGTYHGTASGRTTWFGLAREILALARRDPGLIHPTTSAAFPRPAPRPAYSVLAHHRWSACGIAAPPPWQESLARALRNRPHPWEGESPKDPGTGSPRAAHGDG; this is translated from the coding sequence TTGACCGGGATCCACGGCACCGGCCGGCCGGTCAGATGGCTCGTCACGGGCGCGGGCGGCAAGCTGGGCCGGGACCTGACGGCCGTCCTCGGGGCCGACCCGCGCGCCGAGGTGACCGCCCTGCGCCGGGCGGACCTCGACATCACCGACCGGGCCGCCGTGCGCGCCGTCGTCCCCGGCCACGACGTCGTGGTCAACACGGCGGCGTGGACCGACGTGGACGCGGCCGAACGCGCCGAGGACGCCGCCACCGAGGTCAACGGCACGGCGGTACGGCACCTGTCCGAGGCCTGCGCCGCCTCGAACGCCCGCCTGCTGCACGTCTCGACCGACTACGTCTTCGCCGGCGACGCCGTCACGCCCTACCCGGAGGACGCGCCCACCGCGCCGGTCAACGCGTACGGCCGCAGCAAACTGGCCGGCGAACAGGCGGTGACCTCGACGCTCCCGGACACGGGCTATGTCGTGCGCACCGCCTGGCTGTACGGCGAACACGGCCGCGACTTCGTGAAGACGGTGCTGTCGCGGACCGCGGCCGGAGCGCCCATGTCCATCGTCACGGACCAGCACGGCCAGCCGACCTGGTCCCGCGACCTGGCCGTCCTGCTGGCCCGCCTCGGCCGCGCGGCCCTGGCCGGCGACGCCCCGCCCGGCACCTACCACGGCACCGCGTCCGGCCGCACCACCTGGTTCGGGCTGGCCCGCGAGATCCTCGCCCTCGCCCGCCGCGACCCCGGTCTGATCCACCCCACCACCTCCGCCGCCTTCCCCCGCCCGGCCCCGCGCCCGGCGTACAGCGTCCTCGCCCACCACCGCTGGAGCGCGTGCGGCATCGCCGCGCCGCCTCCGTGGCAGGAGTCCCTCGCGCGGGCCCTGCGCAACCGACCGCACCCGTGGGAAGGGGAGTCCCCGAAGGACCCCGGCACCGGCTCGCCGCGGGCGGCACACGGGGACGGTTAG
- the rfbB gene encoding dTDP-glucose 4,6-dehydratase, with amino-acid sequence MRLLVTGGAGFIGSEFVRSLLSSPDPVHRGLRITVLDDLTYAGVMANLAPVAGHPGFTFVRGDICDADLVDQVLPGHDAVVHFAAESHVDRSIAGARPFAVTNVLGTQTLLDAAHRHGTGRFVHVSTDEVYGSIDSGAWTEESPLAPNSPYAASKAGSDLLVLAAHRTHGLDVVVTRCSNNYGPYQFPEKLIPLFVTNLLDGRHVPLYGAGRNVREWLHVVDHCRGIDLALRKGRAGQVYHLGGGRELTNSELTGLLLAATGSGWEMVRRVPDRKGHDLRYALDCGKAEAELGYTAEVEFEDGLADTVAWYREHRDWWEPLKSAGPEAR; translated from the coding sequence ATGCGGCTCCTCGTGACCGGCGGCGCCGGTTTCATCGGCTCGGAATTCGTCAGATCGCTGCTCTCGTCACCGGATCCCGTACACCGCGGCCTGCGGATCACCGTCCTGGACGACCTGACCTACGCCGGGGTCATGGCGAACCTCGCCCCGGTCGCCGGGCACCCGGGGTTCACCTTCGTCCGCGGCGACATCTGCGACGCGGACCTGGTCGATCAGGTCCTGCCCGGCCATGACGCCGTGGTGCACTTCGCGGCCGAGTCGCACGTCGACCGGTCCATCGCGGGGGCGCGTCCGTTCGCCGTGACCAATGTGCTCGGCACCCAGACGCTGCTGGACGCGGCCCACCGCCACGGCACCGGCCGCTTCGTCCATGTCTCCACCGACGAGGTCTACGGCTCGATCGACTCCGGCGCGTGGACCGAGGAGAGCCCGCTCGCGCCCAACTCGCCGTACGCCGCCTCGAAGGCGGGCTCCGATCTGCTGGTCCTCGCCGCCCACCGCACCCACGGCCTGGACGTGGTGGTCACCCGCTGCTCCAACAACTACGGCCCGTACCAGTTCCCGGAGAAGCTGATCCCGCTCTTCGTGACCAACCTGCTCGACGGCCGGCACGTGCCGCTGTACGGCGCCGGCCGCAACGTCCGCGAGTGGCTGCACGTCGTCGACCACTGCCGGGGCATCGACCTGGCGCTGCGCAAGGGACGCGCCGGGCAGGTCTACCACCTGGGCGGCGGCCGGGAACTGACCAACAGCGAGCTGACCGGCCTGCTGCTGGCGGCGACCGGCTCCGGGTGGGAGATGGTGCGGCGGGTGCCCGACCGCAAGGGGCACGACCTGCGCTACGCCCTCGACTGCGGCAAGGCCGAGGCCGAACTCGGCTACACGGCCGAGGTGGAGTTCGAGGACGGGCTGGCGGACACCGTGGCCTGGTACCGCGAGCACCGCGACTGGTGGGAGCCGCTGAAGTCCGCGGGGCCGGAGGCGCGTTGA
- a CDS encoding DUF3152 domain-containing protein: MHSSHRAERRRSSRRRRRPRRRGRGWLVVLPTVAGLLVTAAVLLDGRSDASSGAPQPRSAVSASPTSTTTSATTSKSKSKSHSKSKSTAAPPPTPAQSATGSGVPAKGTGAFVTARAGGAKVGQGSRPLRYVVKIETGLGISPAQAADEIADILAAPRGWTRNPAFAFQLVSAGQPHDLTVSIATPGTADALCWAGIHQDTGGEYNCEVPGGVVVNLKRWVEGSPTFDGPIHDYRALIINHEMGHFLGYTHTTCPGPGRLAPVMMQQIKGLHGCVANAWPYDRGGAFVSGPTVR; encoded by the coding sequence ATGCACTCTTCTCACCGGGCCGAACGCCGCCGGTCCTCGCGTCGTCGGCGGCGTCCACGGCGGCGGGGCAGGGGCTGGCTGGTCGTCCTGCCGACGGTCGCCGGACTGCTGGTCACCGCCGCCGTCCTCCTGGACGGCCGCAGCGACGCGTCGAGCGGCGCGCCGCAGCCGCGGAGCGCGGTGAGCGCCTCCCCCACGTCCACGACCACGTCCGCGACCACGTCGAAGTCGAAGTCGAAGTCGCATTCGAAGTCGAAGTCCACGGCCGCTCCGCCGCCCACCCCCGCGCAGTCCGCCACCGGCTCCGGGGTCCCGGCGAAGGGTACCGGCGCGTTCGTCACCGCGCGGGCCGGCGGCGCCAAGGTCGGGCAGGGGTCGCGTCCGCTCCGCTACGTCGTGAAGATCGAGACCGGACTCGGCATCTCACCGGCCCAGGCGGCCGACGAGATCGCGGACATACTCGCCGCCCCCCGGGGCTGGACCCGCAACCCGGCCTTCGCGTTCCAGTTGGTGAGCGCGGGACAGCCGCACGACCTCACGGTGAGCATCGCGACGCCGGGGACGGCGGACGCCCTGTGCTGGGCGGGCATCCACCAGGACACCGGCGGCGAGTACAACTGCGAGGTCCCCGGCGGGGTCGTGGTGAACCTCAAGCGCTGGGTCGAGGGCTCGCCCACGTTCGACGGCCCGATCCACGACTACCGGGCACTGATCATCAACCACGAGATGGGGCACTTCCTCGGCTACACGCACACCACCTGCCCGGGGCCCGGTCGCCTGGCGCCCGTGATGATGCAGCAGATCAAGGGCCTGCACGGATGCGTCGCCAACGCCTGGCCGTACGACCGCGGCGGTGCCTTCGTCTCCGGGCCGACGGTGCGGTAG
- a CDS encoding dTDP-4-dehydrorhamnose 3,5-epimerase family protein: MEIRELGIAGAWEILPRTWTDPRGVFLEWYRFDRLAEAVGRPLDLAQGNISVSARGVVRGVHFADVPPGQAKYVTCVRGAALDVVVDLRVGSPTYGRWEAVRLDDVRHRAVYLEEGLGHAVCALTDDMTLNYLCSATYNPAAEHAVHPLDPELGIDWPVDDPVLSERDAAAPSLAEARAAGFLPDHAACRRAARRGSRPAAPGRKDRSL, from the coding sequence ATGGAGATCCGTGAGCTGGGCATCGCCGGGGCGTGGGAGATCCTGCCGCGGACCTGGACCGATCCCCGGGGCGTCTTCCTGGAGTGGTACCGGTTCGACCGGCTCGCCGAGGCCGTGGGCCGCCCGCTGGACCTCGCCCAGGGCAACATCTCCGTCTCCGCGCGCGGCGTGGTGCGCGGAGTGCACTTCGCGGACGTGCCGCCGGGCCAGGCCAAGTACGTCACCTGCGTCCGGGGCGCGGCACTCGACGTGGTGGTGGACCTGCGCGTCGGCTCGCCGACGTACGGGCGCTGGGAGGCCGTCCGGCTGGACGACGTACGGCACCGGGCCGTCTACCTGGAGGAGGGCCTCGGCCACGCGGTCTGCGCGCTCACCGACGACATGACGCTGAACTACCTCTGCTCCGCGACGTACAACCCCGCGGCGGAGCACGCCGTCCACCCGCTCGACCCCGAACTGGGCATCGACTGGCCGGTGGACGATCCCGTGCTGTCCGAGCGCGACGCCGCGGCCCCCTCGCTCGCCGAGGCCCGCGCCGCCGGGTTCCTCCCCGACCACGCCGCCTGCCGGCGCGCGGCGCGGCGCGGTTCCCGCCCGGCCGCACCGGGGCGAAAAGACAGATCGTTGTGA
- a CDS encoding sensor histidine kinase produces MHLRKPDRETASAGAGTGREGETAGPGSGRVPFLRAALARVPLPLRGLRPRLIAAFVLVATVSALSTGALAFRGARTGVLQQSQDAVIKQFRTSVNAVAVYTPPEPDATELQRAVDQVLHANPEQGWRVMATYGDRRAWAPSADFGKLSPELLRSVRTRRAAVFQRVNAGGHSYLVVGMPVTYATGAGTEPGLSGMAMFLVVPQNTEEAYDKVMVGNIERATLVALCLAVALALLAASGVLRPVRALRGATRRMAEGHLDVRLAVSGSDELADLSQSFNDTAAALEQSVAELRRLEAQARRFVADVSHELRTPLAAMSAVTDVLDETALHLDQESGHALRLVREGTSRLSTLVEDLMEISRFDAGAIELNLDELDLAESLANTLAARGWQDRVETRVPGPGVLRTRVDPRRLDVVLANLVGNALRHGAPPVRLTMEREERADGAWAVIRVSDNGPGIAEEAMPHVFERFYKASTSRTRSRNSGLGLAITAENVRVHQGRVSAANLPGGGAQFTVELPLRRDSADGDDTGGSSR; encoded by the coding sequence GTGCACCTGCGAAAGCCCGACCGCGAGACCGCCTCGGCCGGAGCCGGGACCGGGCGCGAAGGCGAAACCGCCGGCCCCGGTTCCGGACGGGTGCCGTTCCTCCGGGCTGCCCTGGCACGCGTCCCGCTTCCGCTGCGCGGTCTGCGTCCCCGGCTGATCGCGGCCTTCGTCCTGGTGGCCACGGTCAGCGCGCTGAGCACCGGGGCACTGGCCTTCCGGGGAGCGCGCACGGGGGTGCTCCAGCAGAGCCAGGACGCCGTGATCAAGCAGTTCCGGACCAGTGTCAACGCCGTGGCCGTCTACACGCCCCCGGAGCCGGACGCCACGGAGCTCCAGCGGGCGGTGGACCAGGTGCTGCACGCCAACCCGGAACAGGGCTGGCGGGTCATGGCGACGTACGGCGACCGCCGCGCCTGGGCGCCGAGCGCCGACTTCGGCAAGCTGAGCCCGGAACTGCTGCGGTCCGTGCGGACCAGACGCGCCGCGGTGTTCCAGCGGGTGAACGCCGGCGGGCACTCCTACCTCGTCGTCGGGATGCCGGTCACGTACGCCACCGGCGCGGGCACGGAGCCCGGGCTGTCGGGAATGGCGATGTTCCTGGTGGTGCCGCAGAACACCGAAGAGGCGTACGACAAGGTGATGGTCGGCAACATCGAGCGCGCCACCCTGGTGGCCCTGTGCCTCGCCGTCGCCCTGGCGCTGCTGGCCGCGAGCGGCGTGCTGCGTCCCGTGCGGGCGCTGCGCGGTGCGACGCGCCGGATGGCGGAAGGGCACCTCGATGTCCGGCTGGCCGTCAGCGGCTCCGACGAACTGGCCGATCTCTCGCAGTCGTTCAACGACACCGCGGCCGCGCTGGAGCAGTCGGTGGCGGAGCTGCGCCGTCTGGAGGCCCAGGCGCGCCGCTTCGTCGCCGACGTCTCGCACGAACTGCGCACACCGCTGGCCGCCATGTCGGCGGTCACCGATGTGCTGGACGAGACCGCGCTCCACCTGGACCAGGAGTCGGGCCACGCGCTGCGGCTCGTGCGCGAGGGGACCAGCCGGCTGAGCACACTGGTGGAGGACCTGATGGAGATCTCCCGCTTCGACGCGGGCGCGATCGAACTCAACCTGGACGAGCTGGACCTGGCCGAGTCCCTGGCGAACACCCTCGCCGCACGCGGCTGGCAGGACCGGGTGGAGACGCGGGTGCCCGGACCGGGCGTGCTGCGCACGCGCGTGGATCCGCGGCGGCTCGACGTGGTGCTGGCCAATCTGGTCGGCAACGCGCTGCGGCACGGCGCGCCGCCGGTGCGGCTGACCATGGAGCGGGAGGAGCGAGCGGACGGGGCGTGGGCCGTCATCAGGGTGAGCGACAACGGGCCGGGGATCGCCGAGGAGGCGATGCCGCACGTCTTCGAACGCTTCTACAAGGCGAGCACCTCACGGACCAGGAGCCGGAACAGCGGACTGGGACTGGCCATCACCGCGGAGAACGTGCGGGTGCACCAGGGCCGCGTCAGCGCGGCGAACCTGCCCGGCGGCGGCGCGCAGTTCACGGTCGAACTCCCGCTGCGGCGCGACTCGGCCGACGGCGACGACACCGGCGGGAGTTCCCGGTGA